One Rosa chinensis cultivar Old Blush chromosome 5, RchiOBHm-V2, whole genome shotgun sequence genomic region harbors:
- the LOC112201899 gene encoding thiamine thiazole synthase, chloroplastic, with the protein MASMASTLAAFSLSTKLQKPSLLESSFHGVPVARVQPLKAVSSNGHGLSVSMSDGGSTSAYDLSNFKFEPIKESIVSREMTRRYMTDMITYADTDVVIVGAGAAGLSCAWELSKNPDVQVAIIEQSVGPGGGAWLGGQLFSAMVVRKPAHHFLNELGIDYDEKDDYVVIKHAALFTSTIMSKLLARPNVKLFNAVASEDLIIKGGRVAGVVTNWALVSMNHDTQSCMDPNVMESKVVVSSCGHDGPMGATGVKRLRSVGMIESVPGMTALDMNAAEDAIVKLTREIVPGMIVTGMEVAEIDGSPRMGPTFGAMMISGQKAAHLALKALGLPNALDGSYVGGIQPELILAAADSAA; encoded by the exons ATGGCATCCATGGCTTCCACACTCGCTGCCTTCTCACTCTCCACCAAGCTCCAGAAGCCATCTCTCCTCGAATCCTCCTTCCACGGCGTTCCCGTGGCTCGGGTTCAGCCTTTGAAGGCGGTCTCATCCAACGGCCACGGCCTCTCCGTGTCCATGTCCGATGGTGGCTCCACCAGCGCTTACGATTTGAGCAACTTCAAGTTCGAGCCGATCAAGGAGTCCATCGTCTCCCGAGAGATGACCAGGCGATACATGACTGACATGATCACCTACGCCGATACCGACGTTGTCATCGTCGGTGCCGGTGCCGCAGGGCTATCTTGCGCATGGGAGCTCAGCAAGAACCCCGATGTGCAGGTAGCCATTATTGAGCAGTCCGTCGGCCCTGGCGGCGGCGCGTGGCTCGGTGGCCAGCTCTTCTCCGCCATG GTAGTGAGGAAACCAGCACATCACTTCCTCAACGAGTTGGGCATTGACTACGACGAGAAGGATGACTACGTAGTCATTAAGCATGCTGCCCTATTCACCTCAACTATCATGAGCAAGCTCCTTGCCCGTCCCAATGTCAAACTCTTCAACGCCGTAGCATCTGAGGATTTGATCATCAAGGGTGGAAGAGTTGCTGGTGTCGTCACCAACTGGGCCTTGGTCTCCATGAACCACGACACACAGTCGTGCATGGACCCCAACGTTATGGAGTCCAAGGTTGTGGTAAGCTCATGCGGTCACGATGGGCCAATGGGGGCCACTGGAGTAAAGAGGTTGAGGAGTGTTGGGATGATTGAGAGCGTGCCTGGGATGACGGCCTTGGACATGAATGCAGCTGAGGATGCCATTGTGAAGCTAACAAGGGAAATCGTGCCTGGAATGATCGTTACTGGCATGGAAGTTGCTGAGATTGATGGCTCTCCAAGAATG GGACCAACATTCGGGGCTATGATGATATCAGGGCAAAAGGCAGCCCATTTGGCATTGAAGGCACTGGGACTTCCCAACGCTCTTGATGGATCATATGTTGGAGGTATCCAGCCAGAGCTGATCTTAGCTGCTGCAGATTCTGCTGCTTGA